DNA from Rhinatrema bivittatum chromosome 1, aRhiBiv1.1, whole genome shotgun sequence:
GAGCAGTGTGCACCAAAGAGGACGCaaatgcacccttgcccatggaaccacctctCAAGTGGCTGCCATCAACCTGCACACCTGTAGATAACAGCATATCGCCGGGCGTATTACTTCTGTCAGTAGTCACACCTGCACCATCAGTTCTAAATGCAGACCCCCGACAGGGACACCTGTCTTGCTTTGTGTCGAAAACGAACACctagatactccagtgtctgggatggctgcagatAACTCTTGGCCAAggtcaccacccaacctagctcctgcagcaaggagatcaccttgcgtggGGCCTGAAAATTTTCTTTCATAGCTCTTGGCCTGAATTAGCAAATCAATGAAATACGGGTGGATCAAcatgccatcctttctcaacactgccgCTACCAGCACCCTGACCTTAGAGAAGGTTCTGGGCATGGTATCCAAACCAAAGAGTAGCACTCAAGAAGTCATGTCGTcccaaaacagcaaaatgcagaaaactGCTGTTGCTCAAgttgaatgggaatatgcagatactcCTCTGACAACCCAGAGATTTAAACTCTCCCGACTGTACTGCTATTATCAGTACAGTCTGTTTCCAAGCAGGAATGAGACGCTTGCAAAAGCAGATTGACTCCCTTGAAATCCAGGATGAGGTGAAAGAATATTGGCCTGAATTATCTTGAGACAAGGGTCCTGGATCACAGCCTGCAGGCTGAGGAGTTCTGACATCATACACTCCTGTCTGTCTCTTCTgcggagagctgcagggagacaccatgaaaaacTCCAGAATatagccatctcttatctccAAACCCCACTGGTCTAACGTGATCTTGATTCACTTcagagaaagggagagacaggAAACCCCCTACCTCCTGTGTCTGGGAGTGGGTCGGCACACCCTCATTGAGGGATTGGGGGGCACCGCCACTCGAGCCTGCACAccatctgggctgcctggaaCTAAGGACTGAACCTACCCAAAAAATCGAGCCCTAAGAAAAtttgctcctctgtagggtcaaaaacgtTTGAAAACCCCAACACGATGTATTGTGCCAAACAAGCGTGGTGCCTGCTTTTAATCCTCTAGTAACTGAGGAACCTGGAACTCactccacttattggccattccttttttttttttccactcccaAAACAGAGTGATCTTTAAAAGGCCATTATGACTGAGTAGGCTGTGGATTGTCTCGGCATCAATTTGGCTGCCATAGCTGACTCTCAACTCTGCTTAGCTTCCAAGATCAGATGAGATCGGGCTTATCCAGGGTGGAGAGGCCATAGGGCACTGACCTGCATTCAAATCAGACTCATCAACTTCATGAGAATGAGGCACAGCGTTctaccagggagcagcaagaggccacCTGCAATTCAGTGCCACTGCCCAGAGGTCTGTTTAAAGATAGCCTCAACTCTCCTATCCTGTGCCTCCTTCAAGCCGCTCACCTTTCTACAGGCCACTTGGTGATGGCACACACCAGCGCAAACGCTTTCAGAAAGCGCAACTCTCTCTCTCGTTCTGCCGGATCCAGGGAGTACAGCATTACCAAGGTTCGTACCCCTGTAAAAATAGCATCCGAGGCGCCCCATTCAAAATCAATCAATTTTTTAATACCATCCATAATGCTTCACGTAAGGAATCTAAATGGGACTCTAGTTTGGCTTCAGCACCCGGCACCCCCAGCATCTCCAGTGCCTGGGCAATCTGAGCTGGCAAcccatctctatgaaaaaaaaaatgcaacattgTGCTATACAGTTCCAACCCCGGAGGATTTTCCCATCCTTCAGGGGGTAAGAGCCACTTCCATCTGTGCCACCAGGGTCCTTGTCAGCGTGACCCATAGCAGATGTAAACACACTCTGACTCTTACCTGTGGCACCAGGTGTGCGGGGATCTGCAGACTGCAATCCTAAACTCTTAGGCCTATCACTTCAGTGACTGAACAAAAACCTATGAGCGAGGCCTAGCCAAacagctgctcaacccgccaagctgtTTCACAGCAGACTTGCACATGGAAAGTGCATGAACGCTGCCACGGCCCATACTAAAACCAGGGGGTGTCTGTCCTGCATCCACTGAGAAGCCTTCCCCTGCTGACgatccagttggggggggggggcccaaaaacCAGGACACTCCTCTGACTGGACCCCTTCTGGACCCATTCCCGCATCATGCTGGAAAGGGCAGGCTCAGCAAAAGCAACCAGAGAACATTCTTCTTGAGCCTCCGGGTAGCACTGAAAGAAGTTAGGCGGGGGGAAGGGAAATGCAAACTGAGGTCCCTCAATATGGCAAACAGCACAAAAAGAAACAACCGCTAGCAGAATGCCCCAAAAGCGTCTGATAAGTGTGTGCCCAGCTATGCGCCCGCACAAGCGAGCGTGAATAGGGCAACCAAAAACAAGACCTGTCCAATAAGAGCCCAAAACTTACAGGTGTGTATCAAGCGGTCCAGGTAGGCATCACTGGAGAGCCCACCTGAGCACCCCTTCGAGTGTCTCCCCTGAGCATCCCTCCGAGTGTCCACACCTAGCTGCACACCTGGGCATGCAAGCGCAAGCCTACATCTGACTATTTCGCAGTAGACTTGCGTGCAGAAAAGTGTGCGAATGCCGCATCGGCCTACCACGCGGTGTCTAAGCATAGCCTGAGAGTGAAGCCTAgacaaaaaggctgctcaacccaagcTGCCATGACTCCTCCAGCACCCTTGGAGGTGGGAATGGACGTCAGATTGTGCCCCAAGGCTCAGAGACCAGAAGGAGAATAGAAACACTcactcctcctttcccccccccttttttttttttttaaaactcctccttacctgaactcagcccatCCCAGCCAAGTATAGAGTCAGTTCTCCAGCTGTGAgaggagagggcaaaggccttcaccactgtgcttggcttcctgcacctgctagcctctcagctgctttttttttttacagctaagttcatgccggaaaaccagctactggactgAGGCATTCGTCTGAGGCAGGGATCCACAGATATCATCTCAGAAACTCAATTGAGGGAGGGACCGTAAagcatcaccacaggagagtgtgGCAAATCAATTTTCTTCTTCATTTCTCCTTcattatctatctatatatatctatatctatttttTAAAGTAATCCTCAGTAAGGAgctgcacgtccaccatctgctggagacagaatactggtgGCCTGATGCcaatgcaggggtatatataccgtgacatcagctttgctccatctccatctgctggtagaggtgcataacccactggtgtggattaacgaGTCCGAATGCTAAGATATATTCCTGAACAGCAAAAGCCAAAGAATGGTTAAGGGAGTACTCACTGTTATGAGACCTTGGATGTTATGCAGATGTTGGCCCATGCCATGCAATTAAATATAAGGGATAAAAGCAGTGGAAAGTTTCTTCACTATCATAAGGGGTAATAGGATAAAAAGATGCATCCATGGAAGAATATGGATGGGAAAAaacaacagagagagaaaaagagagcataTAATATTTTTGAGGAACGTGGACAATGAATTTGTACAGGCATTCCCCGAATAGTTTGCATATTACAATTTTTTGTCAATAATTATGTGCCACACCAAGGTTGGTGGATGGCTATGAAGGACTACTATCCAGTAATATAGTAGCCCTATTACAAATCAGGAGGTTAATCATTTAACCAGTTCAAAGTAGCCATTCCACACACAATCATAGCACTGTACTGAagaatttttgcattcctttaTTCTTCATAAAGGAAATTAAAGCCAGACACTAATTCTTTaatagaacaaataaataaattgtcctaTTTAATGCTTAAAGTATGGTTACTGCATTTTGGATCTACCACAGTGTTGTTCTTTTGCTGCAGGAGGTGTTTACAGCTTACTACTTTGAGTACAACACCTAAGGAAAAATCTATCTGTATACTATGGAACAACTGTCCACAAGAAACTACAACTCACTACATGGCTCAAGAGGGCAGTTTTTCATTACCGGTACCCAAATATACACAAACAAATTATAAAGAAATCTATTAATAGTAGGGCTGGAACATTATTAAAAATTAGTATATTCAATTTTACATGTCTACAGCACTCTACAAGAAAAGGACCCTCTGTACTGTGAAAATTATGCTTTAAAACTTTCAAATACAAAACTTTACAAGATTGCTTTGTTTATATATGCTGTGATTCAGTGACTCTATACTAACAGTATTTTCCACCTTCTTCAGTTAGTACTATGCGCTTTAtagtgattttttattttaaaaatagtcCACGGTGCCTTACAATAATTAAATGATAGCAATAATGAAAACAATTACAAACCTTTGTCTTAGTGTAGAAAGGAGGTGACTGCTGGTGAATGGATAAGTCCATGATGCTACTTGAATTTGAAACACTATTACTAATAGTGTGTTCATCTTCCCTACCGCTGTCATCAGATTGGTCAAAATCATCGCTGTCCTGGTCCATGTCTTCTTCATCCTCTTCATCTGCTTCTTCTTGGTTACCAAGCGAGTCTTCATCCATTACAACAAACCTGTTGTTATTTTCTTCCATTGGTTCCTGTTGGATTTCACTGTTCTCTCGAAGTTCAGGATCTGACCCAACCACTTCTCCATTCCTTCTAATGTGTTCCTCCTCTTGTTGTCTTAACCGCTGATGCTCATCATCATCCTCCACAACCCTGTTCATCTGCTCCTCATCTAGATGACTTGAGGAAGCGTTACCTCGGACAGACCCTCCAGTTCGTCGCCTCTTGCTGCCTACAGACAGCAGTTCTTGATTCATTTCCAAAAGCCAGCTTGCTACTTCTTGGACCTTAGCTAGACTGTCTGAAGATGCAAATGCTTTCACATTctgaggaggggaaaaaaagtaacattaatacacaagtaATTGGAACCTTGACAATTCTAATGTATTTACATTGTTCTTGACAGAAAAAAATAGTAATCTGTCAGTAATTTGATAATGCTAAACATACATTTCAGTAGAAGAGTGTACACGCATGTATGTGAATCATGATTTTTTGGACAACTACTATGTTACAATTTACATATGCACAAAATCAAACAAGAATCAAGGAGAATAAACTGCTATATAGCAACTAAAGAATGGGTACTAGTGAAGTAGTTCATTTAGTACAAGACCATAAAAATCTGtagatttctctctctttttccttttctagtATAACCGAACCAACTTCATTCACTTCACACATTCCATGGAGGATTCCTTGTGCAAGCTGCTGCTTCCAATCTTCCAATTTATTTTCCACAAATAACATTCTTCACTGTAGTCTACCATAAGCATTTCAATACATTAATCAGTGTTCCCAGCAAGTAAAACCAACCTCAAATGAATGTCCAAAAATGTTTGCAACCATCACCCCTATTTGAGTTCCTGAATTAAACAGATCCAGGTTAACCATAGTCTGATTTGGATGCAGTGGcagaagtaaattttaaatttcacattCTACAGATGCCAGTTCAAATTAggccagaagaaaaaagaaatcctACTCCTCGTACTACCATATCTAACAATGTAACAATGTAATTCTATTGTTCAATAAGAAGAAAATCACTAAACCAGGGCAGAGAAATAAAAACTGGCCCAAGTAAAAATATTTATCTGTTTACTgcaaaaataatctcaactaAGAGGAGAAAAATGCAGTCATTTTTTTAGAATTTCAATAAAAAACTTTATTTTTCAGATTGAAGTACACAAACAATCACCATGATACAAACATTATTCCAGCAATGCATTGCTTCTTAGCAGCATAGCAAACTTGCTTACCAGTAACAAATATTCTCTGAGGATAGCAGGATATCAATTCTCAcagatgggtgatgtcatccaatgcaGCCTTGGTCAGCATAGTGACTATAAAATTACTAGAACTTTGCAGAGTGCTCAGCTAAGCATGTGCGGTTTGTCCTGCATTACAACGTTCGTGCAAGGCCCCCCTCATTCCCGTTTATATTTACAATTAGGAGAAACCAACTTCTTTGGGAAGATGGCAGGTTATGTAAGGAcaaatatcctgctgtcctcacagaaaatctgttacaggtaagcaacgttGCTTTTTCTGAGGACAAGTGAGATAAGCAGTCTTCATCGATGGGAATCCCTAGCTGTCCACtatatctcatatatatacatacacacgctcattctcacacacacacacacgcttattCTTATTCCCCTCCTGAATACAtaagcagcagcctccaccttcagcCCACAAAGCTAACtggactcctcctccttccttctggGGCATGCGCCaacgctgctcctgctccttctcgtCACGGTGACTGCACCTCAGTCTTCCCACCTGCACAGGCCCATGTGACAAAACTTTCTCTTCTGGACCAATACAGGAGGAAAGAACAAGGAGTCACAATCGTTGCAATTTTGCCATTGCTGTGCCACCTCCAAAACTAGcagctgcctagtgcttccactggcccgaCACTCTCTCCAACTCACACCACCCCCCTCCCAACAAAATAATATCATTCCCTCTCTACTtccatttaaaaagggctccaagggtgatccaggaaaatatagatcggtgagcctgacttcagtgtcgtggaaactgttataaagaataaaatcacaaaacatttagatagacatggtttgatgggacacagacACCAtacatttacccaagggaagtcttgcctcacaaatctcctacatttttatgaaggtgaaccagtagatgtggtgtatttggattttcagaaggtttttgacaaagtccctcatgagaggcttttaagaaaactaaaaagtcatgggataggaggcaatgttttttcatggattacaaactggttaagagacaggaaacagagagtaggattaaatggtctattttcacagtgaaaaaaagtaaacagtggagtgcctcagggatctgtacttggaccagtgctttttaatatatttataaatgatctggaaaggggtaataCGAGTGAGAtgattaaatttgtggatgacacaaaattatgcacagtAGATTAATCTCAAGCGggctgtgataaattgcaggaggaccttgctaaactagaagattgggcttccaaatggcagatgaaatttaacgtggataagtacaaagtgatgcatatagggaaaaataacccttgctgtagttaggttctaccttaggaattactacccaggaaagagatctaggcatcatagcggatattgaaatagtcagctcaatgtgctgtggcaatcaaaaaagtaaacaatgttaggaattcttaggaagggaatggcaagtaaaactatggatgtcataaagcctctgtattgctccatgatgagacctcatttagaatattgtgtgcaattctggtcaccgcatctcaaaaaaagatatagttgcactgactaaagtgcagagaagggcatctaaaataataagaggcttggaacggctgccctatgaggaaaggctaaggaagttaggactgttcagttgcctctcattcactcactccttctcttctctcctctcattCATCCTCTCTCCTCTATCCCATCTCACATTCTCCCATCTCCTCACTCCCTTCCAATCTCATTCCCTCTCCACACATTCTTATTCTCTCTTATCCACTGACCCCCCTCCAATCTCATCCCTTCTCCATAAATTCTCATTCTTTCAATGACTCCCCTctaatcccatcccctctctacacacacattctcattctctctcactccttcccttcttttcctttgcACCTCACCTACAAGATCTGCTCACGGGTGCCTCAGTCTGCACCATCATGGGTCCTCTTCCTGCCCACGAGGGGTGGGAACATGTGGGTACCTCACTATTCCATGATGCTCTGGGCCTTTTTCCTACCTGTACAGCCTGAAATTTGGGAGGCTATGGCCCCTGTACCTCTCCCCCATTCTGACGcctatgctgggcttgatggatccttgtctgacccatactgggtcagtactACATTGAGGTCGCAATATACAGCAAGAGGCTTGATGGAGGCTTCAAATGAAACAAGCCCCAAATGAATTGGACATCTAAAGGTTGTACAGAGATGGACCTATTCTCTACATCGTAGTGATAGGCACCAATTGTGCCAAGATGAactcttgccagaggatgtggttagtgcagttagtgtagctgggttcaaaaaaggtttggataagctcttggaggagaagtatattaatggctattaatcaagtttacttagggaatagccactgctattaattgcatcagtagcatgggatcttcttagtgtttgggtaattgccaggttcttgtggcctggtttggcctctgttggaaacaggatgctgggcttgatggacccttggtctgacccagcagggcaatttcttatattcttatggtctTGACACCAGCCTCTGAAAGATATACAAGGCAATCAAGCAGTTGTGTGTGGAGCAGGAAAAACATTCTAGGGCTTTATACTCACACCACAAAGCAATTTTTCACATGGATTTAATTATAGAATATTATATTTTTCAGCTTCACTTCAAAAGACAAAAGAACCTAGGACACATTTCTCAAAGAATTAGGGGTTGCTGAGCTACACGCTCAATATACAGGCTGAAAGAGCCAAAACTGGAATCTGGGATAGTGCAAGAACCCCTGAACTTCAGTGATGAGGATTGAGAATTCCCCAGCCTGACTGGATCCTTGATAGATCCACATCTCCCACAAGAGAGGAAATcaaatctgtctcagccaaaAGTGTGCTAAGAGAATCATAGTCTCTCAATCTTTTCTGAGTTTCAACAAGGTCCTCGTGATGAGGATAATTGAAGGATACATATACAGCAGGCCCTGGCCTCAATTCAAGGCAAAAGTGTCTGAAGATACTTTGCTGTGAGCCCCTTTCTTGAAAAAAAGAGCTGAACCTTCTTGTAAAGAGGGGATACAAACAGATCCATCATGGGTGAGCCCCACTCATGGAATAACTGGTTTGctactccctctcctcccccctaccCCAAGTCCAGTGACCATTTGTGGGGTTCCAGGACCCAACTCATTTTGTATTCCAAAACATTCTCTTCACCTTCCAGATACATGGTGCTGTTGACCATCCCCTGAGAATGGCTCAGTCTCACATCTGGAATGTCTCCTGATACCTGAGGTACAATTTCATTCTTCCCTGCTGGTTGATGTAAATCATCACCACGTGACTGTCCGCATGGAAGAGAATTACTTTGTGGCCAGCTGATCTGAAAGCCTTCAGAGCATACCAAACCACTcttagctctaggaagtttatttaaTGAAATAGGCTCCCTACACCAGGTTGGACATATCCATGGTCAGAACAATTTGGACTAGAGAAATCAGGAAATGTATACCCCTGATTAGGCTGAAATGGATCAACCACCAGGACAGGAAGTCTTTCAACAGTTGGATAATATGGATATTGTTTCATAGAGACTGAGTTGCTTGATCCCACTGCAATCAGAGGGTTTGTTAGACTTGAACCTAATGCGATTGGAGGGTCTGTTGAGCTCTCTTCATATGAAGACCTGCCAAAGACAATTGGTTGATGACCTCAGCAGTCCAAAATGTCCAATGCCGAATCTTGCTGACTCACTTGAACCCTCAATTTGATACTCCTTTGCTGTGGAAGGAAGATTCTTGCCTGAGTCATGTCCAGTAGTTGAGAAGACAGGTTAAAGAAGGACTTGAGGTAGTTGATAACTAACCTTAGTAATTCCATTACTTGGATGGTTCTgcggcccctgcctgagatgtgctcctgactaaccaatcatccaggtaggatGATTGGTTAGTCAGGAAGAGGTTGGAGTACCCTTCCTCCCCAACCACCAGGTTGTTTTTATATGGCTGGGGTGACATTAGACTCCAGGAATGATTgtctatttgttgcatttgtacCGTGCGAAGAAAAGCTGCTGGCATGACAATAAAAATCGCCTTGCAGTAATCTAAAAGTGGCAAAATCATGAACTGGACCACAGAATGAAACTCAGTCTCTTAATGATTTTAATTCCTGAAAAAGTCATAGTTTATAAAACCCAGATTTTATCATTGACTTAATATATTGAGAGAAAATTAAGTCAGAATTAAATTTAATACCCAAGCTCTTCACGCAGGATTGAATAGGCAAGATAACATTATCAACATGAAGAGTGGATGAACGGATAAACATTTGACTTATACAATACCAACACTTCTTTTTTAGCTAGATTCAAAACCAATTTATTATGGGAAAGCCATTTTTGTATCGTGGATAAGCAGTTGGAAATCATGTCACTAGTATCTGCCCAAGTGGACTGGATGgggatatagaattgtatgtCTTCAGCATACAGACCAGCCAATAATTTACAAATTGGGGAAAAGAAAATGTTGAATAAGAGGGCAGTTCGGACTAGCCCTTGGGGCACCCCTCTAAGGATGGAGTACCAAGCTGAATATTCTTTACCAAATCAAATTTGTTGAGATGTGTCTGACAGGTAAGATTCAAAGTATTCATAGACAGTATTGGCAATACCAAGCTCTCTTAAACGAAGCAAAAGACTATCATGATCAATAgtatcacacacatatacagtatgcatgcaaatatatacaaatttacatatATACCTTCACTGCCATATAAGCTCAAAACCTATTATTCAATTTTCTAACCTGGAACTGTGTCTGTGTTCTAAATTGACTTTTGTGCTGTTCTACTAAGAAACAAATCCGGTCAAATACCTTTTCAGTAATAAACGAATTTCACTACCATTGCGTCTTATCACACAGTTCATTTTAAGCACACCTCACTAAACACTAGAAGTAA
Protein-coding regions in this window:
- the FBXW7 gene encoding F-box/WD repeat-containing protein 7 isoform X6; its protein translation is MSKSMCGCGCSIISSLMKRLGRSTCCSNLLSCSHTSDQLQRLSIECPSQPKNVKAFASSDSLAKVQEVASWLLEMNQELLSVGSKRRRTGGSVRGNASSSHLDEEQMNRVVEDDDEHQRLRQQEEEHIRRNGEVVGSDPELRENSEIQQEPMEENNNRFVVMDEDSLGNQEEADEEDEEDMDQDSDDFDQSDDSGREDEHTISNSVSNSSSIMDLSIHQQSPPFYTKTKDSVPDP